In a genomic window of Melanotaenia boesemani isolate fMelBoe1 chromosome 1, fMelBoe1.pri, whole genome shotgun sequence:
- the pigb gene encoding GPI mannosyltransferase 3, giving the protein MESLRSRLKFENKVEDVKLRKRKSLLYSKEEENPLNNGVLRARVVLFCVVFRLINCILVQTSFVPDEYWQSLEVSHRMVFNYGYLTWEWKAGIRGFSYPLFFALLYKILHLINYDSVYLLIWLPRVTQALLAASADVKFFFLIRTLENHDVARWTFFCHLCSWFTWFCCTRTLTNSTETSLTCLALFYFPLSGSKTSSSTKYLALVALAVIVRPTALIVWFPLLLYHFWQEEHKLRLITHSCIPIGVAAVVISALIDCVFYEKWTLVQFNFLKFNIFHGVADFYGSHPWHWYLTQGFAVVIGPNLPFFLHGCTIAFRRYKILLAVVIWTITVYSLLPHKEFRFIYPVLPFCMIFCGISLSHLKAWRRVAAVVLLVSNLVPALYTGLIHQRGTLDVMSHLQMLCEDGSDSTRLQPDILFLMPCHSTPFYSHVHCPLKMRFLECPPDLEEEGYFDEAERFYDKPLLWLKTSFPYKSSLPTHLVLFDVLEKDISAFLQANNFVKTTEIFHTHFPEGRVGESIFIYERH; this is encoded by the exons ATGGAGAGCCTCCGATCGCGACTGAAGTTTGAGAACAAAGTGGAGGATGTGAAACTGAGGAAACGTAAATCCCTGTTGTACtcaaaggaggaggagaacccTCTCAACAATG GTGTGCTGAGAGCCAGAGTTGTCCTCTTTTGTGTGGTGTTCAGGCTGATTAACTGCATCTTGGTTCAGACCAGCTTCGTCCCAGATGAGTATTGGCAGTCACTGGAGGTTTCCCATCGTATGGTCTTCAA TTATGGGTATCTGACCTGGGAGTGGAAGGCAGGAATAAGAGGATTCTCATATCCTCTTTTCTTTGCATTACTATACAAGATACTGCACCTTATAAACTATGACTCAGTCTATCTCCTG ATTTGGCTCCCACGTGTTACTCAGGCACTCCTGGCTGCATCTGCAGATGTTAAGTTCTTCTTCCTCATCCGAACGTTGGAAAATCATGATGTTGCGAGATGGacg TTCTTTTGCCACCTTTGTTCCTGGTTCACGTGGTTTTGCTGCACCCGGACTCTAACAAACAGCACAGAGACCAGTCTCACCTGTTTGGCTCTTTTTTACTTTCCTCTGTCAGGGTCCAAAACATCTAGCAG tACAAAGTACTTGGCCCTGGTGGCTTTAGCTGTGATTGTTCGACCGACAGCTTTGATTGTCTGGTTTCCTCTGCTGCTGTACCATTTTTGGCAGGAAGAACACAAACTGAGGCTCATCACTCACAGCTGCATTCCTATAGG GGTTGCGGCAGTTGTCATTTCAGCACTGATTGACTGTGTGTTCTATGAAAAG TGGACTCTAGTGCAGTTCAACTTCCTCAAGTTCAACATCTTCCACGGTGTGGCTGATTTCTACGGATCCCACCCCTGGCACTGGTACCTCACTCAAGGTTTTGCAGTTGTGATCGGCCCTAATCTTCCATTCTTTCTTCATGGATGCACCATCGCCTTCAGAAGATACAAAATCCTTCTGGCAGTAGTCATCTGGACCATAACGGTGTACAG CTTGCTTCCTCACAAGGAGTTCAGGTTCATCTATCCTGTGCTGCCTTTCTGTATGATCTTCTGCG GAATATCATTGTCTCACCTCAAAGCATGGCGTCGAGTCGCCGCTGTCGTCCTGCTAGTGTCCAACCTGGTTCCAGCTCTGTACACAGGCCTCATTCACCAGCGAGGTACTCTGGATGTCATGAGTCACCTTCAGATGCTTTGTGAAGACGGCAGCGATTCCACCCGCCTGCAACCAGACATCCTCTTTCTCATGCCCTGCCACTCGACACCCTTCTACAG CCATGTACACTGCCCACTAAAGATGAGATTTCTGGAGTGTCCTCCAGATCTCGAAGAGGAAGGTTACTTTGATGAAGCTGAGAGATTCTACGACAAACCTCTTCTCTGGCTCAAGACTTCATTTCCTTACAAATCCTCTTTGCCCACACATCTGGTTTTGTTTGACGTTTTGGAAAAg gatatttctgcatttctgCAAGCAAATAACTTTGTAAAGACAACAGAGATATTTCATACTCACTTTCCTGAAGGAAGAGTTGGAGAAAGCATCTTTATTTATGAAAGGCACTGA